From Gallus gallus isolate bGalGal1 chromosome 14, bGalGal1.mat.broiler.GRCg7b, whole genome shotgun sequence, one genomic window encodes:
- the SLC29A4 gene encoding equilibrative nucleoside transporter 4 isoform X3, translating into MGSVGTERFKELSPMGTPEGNVVMSFSFDSYQLEEDELQRGSQAKGVLTFMEPASEDPEPQDRYHGIYLAMLLAGVGFLLPYNSFITDVDYLHHKYPGTSIVFDMSLTYILVALVAVILNNALVELLSLHTRISVGYLFALGPLLFVSICDVWLELFTRRQAYAINLVAVGVVAFGCTVQQSSFYGYTGLLPKRYTQGVMTGESTAGVIISLSRIFTKLLLSDEKENTVIFFFISIGMELTCFILHLLVKRTRFVRYYTSCPRKGHPERRGATDHGMGYRIHHDVTAEDIRFEDQLQGQLGSPRGSPGPEAELAGSGTYMRFDVPRPKIKRSWPSFRAMLLHRYVVSRLIWAYMLSIAMTYFITLCLFPGLESEIHNCTLGEWLPILIMAIFNLSDFVGKILAALPYDWRGTHLLVYSCLRVVFIPLFIMCVYPNGQPTFGHPAWPCVFSLLMGITNGYFGSVPMILAAGKVSPEQRELAGNTMTVSYMTGLTLGSAVAYFAYSLTSTSHSSCFYTETSNGSFLGGY; encoded by the exons CTTCTGAAGACCCCGAGCCGCAGGACCGATACCACGGGATCTACCTTGCCATGCTGCTGGCTGGCGTTGGATTTCTCCTGCCGTACAACAGCTTCATCACCGATGTGGACTACCTGCACCACAAATACCCAG GGACCTCCATAGTCTTTGACATGAGCCTCACCTACATCCTGGTGGCCTTGGTGGCCGTCATCCTCAACAACGCGCTGGTGGAGCTGCTGAGCCTGCACACCCGCATCTCTGTGG GCTACCTCTTTGCTCTGGGCCCCCTCCTCTTCGTCAGCATCTGCGACGTCTGGCTGGAGCTCTTCACCCGGCGGCAAGCCTATGCCATCAACCTGGTGGCTGTTGGGGTGGTGGCCTTTGGCTGCACAG TGCAGCAATCCAGCTTCTATGGCTACACGGGGCTGCTGCCCAAGCGCTACACGCAGGGAGTGATGACGGGAGAGA GCACCGCAGGGGTCATCATCTCGCTCAGCCGCATCTTCAccaagctgctgctgtcggATGAGAAGGAGAACACGgtcatcttcttcttcatctccaTCGGCATGGAGCTGACGTGCTTCATCCTTCACCTCCTGGTGAAGCGCACTCGCTTCGTCCGTTACTACACCTCCTGCCCCCGCAAGGGCCACCCCGAGCGCCGCGGGGCCACCGACCACGGGATGGGATACCGCATCCACCACGATGTCACCGCCGAGGACATCAGATTT GAGGAtcagctgcagggacagctgggaTCTCCCCGTGGCAGCCCGGGCCCTGAAGCTGAGCTGGCTGGCAGCGGTACCTACATGCGCTTTGATGTCCCCCGGCCCAAAATCAAGAGGAGCTGGCCCAGCTTCAGAG CCATGCTGCTCCACCGCTACGTCGTGTCGCGGCTCATCTGGGCCTACATGCTGTCCATCGCCATGACCTACTTCATCACGCTGTGCCTCTTCCCCGGGCTGGAGTCGGAGATCCACAACTGCACGCTGGGGGAATGGCTCCCCATCCTCATCATGGCCATCTTCAACCTCTCCGACTTCGTCGGCAAG ATCCTGGCTGCCCTGCCTTATGACTGGAGAGGAACACACCTCCTCGTCTACTCCTGCCTCCGCGTCGTCTTCATCCCTCTCTTCATCATGTGCGTCTACCCCAACGGGCAGCCCACCTTCGGCCACCCCGCCTGGCCCTGTGTCTTCTCCCTCCTCATGGGCATCACCAACGGCTACTTCGGCAGCGTCCCCATGATCCTGGCTGCTGGCAAAGTGAGCCCCGAGCAGCGGGAGCTGGCAG GGAACACCATGACCGTGTCCTACATGACGGGCTTGACGCTGGGCTCAGCCGTGGCTTATTTTGCCTACAGCCTCACCAGTACGTCCCACAGTAGCTGTTTCTACACTGAAACCTCCAACGGCTCCTTCCTGGGGGGGTACTGA
- the SLC29A4 gene encoding equilibrative nucleoside transporter 4 isoform X5, whose translation MGSVGTERFKELSPMGTPEGNVVMSFSFDSYQLEEDELQRGSQAKGVLTFMEPASEDPEPQDRYHGIYLAMLLAGVGFLLPYNSFITDVDYLHHKYPGTSIVFDMSLTYILVALVAVILNNALVELLSLHTRISATSLLWAPSSSSASATSGWSSSPGGKPMPSTWWLLGWWPLAAQQSSFYGYTGLLPKRYTQGVMTGESTAGVIISLSRIFTKLLLSDEKENTVIFFFISIGMELTCFILHLLVKRTRFVRYYTSCPRKGHPERRGATDHGMGYRIHHDVTAEDIRFEDQLQGQLGSPRGSPGPEAELAGSGTYMRFDVPRPKIKRSWPSFRAMLLHRYVVSRLIWAYMLSIAMTYFITLCLFPGLESEIHNCTLGEWLPILIMAIFNLSDFVGKILAALPYDWRGTHLLVYSCLRVVFIPLFIMCVYPNGQPTFGHPAWPCVFSLLMGITNGYFGSVPMILAAGKVSPEQRELAGNTMTVSYMTGLTLGSAVAYFAYSLTSTSHSSCFYTETSNGSFLGGY comes from the exons CTTCTGAAGACCCCGAGCCGCAGGACCGATACCACGGGATCTACCTTGCCATGCTGCTGGCTGGCGTTGGATTTCTCCTGCCGTACAACAGCTTCATCACCGATGTGGACTACCTGCACCACAAATACCCAG GGACCTCCATAGTCTTTGACATGAGCCTCACCTACATCCTGGTGGCCTTGGTGGCCGTCATCCTCAACAACGCGCTGGTGGAGCTGCTGAGCCTGCACACCCGCATCTCT GCTACCTCTTTGCTCTGGGCCCCCTCCTCTTCGTCAGCATCTGCGACGTCTGGCTGGAGCTCTTCACCCGGCGGCAAGCCTATGCCATCAACCTGGTGGCTGTTGGGGTGGTGGCCTTTGGCTGCACAG CAATCCAGCTTCTATGGCTACACGGGGCTGCTGCCCAAGCGCTACACGCAGGGAGTGATGACGGGAGAGA GCACCGCAGGGGTCATCATCTCGCTCAGCCGCATCTTCAccaagctgctgctgtcggATGAGAAGGAGAACACGgtcatcttcttcttcatctccaTCGGCATGGAGCTGACGTGCTTCATCCTTCACCTCCTGGTGAAGCGCACTCGCTTCGTCCGTTACTACACCTCCTGCCCCCGCAAGGGCCACCCCGAGCGCCGCGGGGCCACCGACCACGGGATGGGATACCGCATCCACCACGATGTCACCGCCGAGGACATCAGATTT GAGGAtcagctgcagggacagctgggaTCTCCCCGTGGCAGCCCGGGCCCTGAAGCTGAGCTGGCTGGCAGCGGTACCTACATGCGCTTTGATGTCCCCCGGCCCAAAATCAAGAGGAGCTGGCCCAGCTTCAGAG CCATGCTGCTCCACCGCTACGTCGTGTCGCGGCTCATCTGGGCCTACATGCTGTCCATCGCCATGACCTACTTCATCACGCTGTGCCTCTTCCCCGGGCTGGAGTCGGAGATCCACAACTGCACGCTGGGGGAATGGCTCCCCATCCTCATCATGGCCATCTTCAACCTCTCCGACTTCGTCGGCAAG ATCCTGGCTGCCCTGCCTTATGACTGGAGAGGAACACACCTCCTCGTCTACTCCTGCCTCCGCGTCGTCTTCATCCCTCTCTTCATCATGTGCGTCTACCCCAACGGGCAGCCCACCTTCGGCCACCCCGCCTGGCCCTGTGTCTTCTCCCTCCTCATGGGCATCACCAACGGCTACTTCGGCAGCGTCCCCATGATCCTGGCTGCTGGCAAAGTGAGCCCCGAGCAGCGGGAGCTGGCAG GGAACACCATGACCGTGTCCTACATGACGGGCTTGACGCTGGGCTCAGCCGTGGCTTATTTTGCCTACAGCCTCACCAGTACGTCCCACAGTAGCTGTTTCTACACTGAAACCTCCAACGGCTCCTTCCTGGGGGGGTACTGA
- the SLC29A4 gene encoding equilibrative nucleoside transporter 4 isoform X2, with the protein MGSVGTERFKELSPMGTPEGNVVMSFSFDSYQLEEDELQRGSQAKGVLTFMEPASEDPEPQDRYHGIYLAMLLAGVGFLLPYNSFITDVDYLHHKYPGTSIVFDMSLTYILVALVAVILNNALVELLSLHTRISATSLLWAPSSSSASATSGWSSSPGGKPMPSTWWLLGWWPLAAQQSSFYGYTGLLPKRYTQGVMTGESTAGVIISLSRIFTKLLLSDEKENTVIFFFISIGMELTCFILHLLVKRTRFVRYYTSCPRKGHPERRGATDHGMGYRIHHDVTAEDIRFEDQLQGQLGSPRGSPGPEAELAGSGTYMRFDVPRPKIKRSWPSFRAMLLHRYVVSRLIWAYMLSIAMTYFITLCLFPGLESEIHNCTLGEWLPILIMAIFNLSDFVGKILAALPYDWRGTHLLVYSCLRVVFIPLFIMCVYPNGQPTFGHPAWPCVFSLLMGITNGYFGSVPMILAAGKVSPEQRELAGRAAPPRGCHAGWPWRVTPSVRLRREHHDRVLHDGLDAGLSRGLFCLQPHQYVPQ; encoded by the exons CTTCTGAAGACCCCGAGCCGCAGGACCGATACCACGGGATCTACCTTGCCATGCTGCTGGCTGGCGTTGGATTTCTCCTGCCGTACAACAGCTTCATCACCGATGTGGACTACCTGCACCACAAATACCCAG GGACCTCCATAGTCTTTGACATGAGCCTCACCTACATCCTGGTGGCCTTGGTGGCCGTCATCCTCAACAACGCGCTGGTGGAGCTGCTGAGCCTGCACACCCGCATCTCT GCTACCTCTTTGCTCTGGGCCCCCTCCTCTTCGTCAGCATCTGCGACGTCTGGCTGGAGCTCTTCACCCGGCGGCAAGCCTATGCCATCAACCTGGTGGCTGTTGGGGTGGTGGCCTTTGGCTGCACAG CAATCCAGCTTCTATGGCTACACGGGGCTGCTGCCCAAGCGCTACACGCAGGGAGTGATGACGGGAGAGA GCACCGCAGGGGTCATCATCTCGCTCAGCCGCATCTTCAccaagctgctgctgtcggATGAGAAGGAGAACACGgtcatcttcttcttcatctccaTCGGCATGGAGCTGACGTGCTTCATCCTTCACCTCCTGGTGAAGCGCACTCGCTTCGTCCGTTACTACACCTCCTGCCCCCGCAAGGGCCACCCCGAGCGCCGCGGGGCCACCGACCACGGGATGGGATACCGCATCCACCACGATGTCACCGCCGAGGACATCAGATTT GAGGAtcagctgcagggacagctgggaTCTCCCCGTGGCAGCCCGGGCCCTGAAGCTGAGCTGGCTGGCAGCGGTACCTACATGCGCTTTGATGTCCCCCGGCCCAAAATCAAGAGGAGCTGGCCCAGCTTCAGAG CCATGCTGCTCCACCGCTACGTCGTGTCGCGGCTCATCTGGGCCTACATGCTGTCCATCGCCATGACCTACTTCATCACGCTGTGCCTCTTCCCCGGGCTGGAGTCGGAGATCCACAACTGCACGCTGGGGGAATGGCTCCCCATCCTCATCATGGCCATCTTCAACCTCTCCGACTTCGTCGGCAAG ATCCTGGCTGCCCTGCCTTATGACTGGAGAGGAACACACCTCCTCGTCTACTCCTGCCTCCGCGTCGTCTTCATCCCTCTCTTCATCATGTGCGTCTACCCCAACGGGCAGCCCACCTTCGGCCACCCCGCCTGGCCCTGTGTCTTCTCCCTCCTCATGGGCATCACCAACGGCTACTTCGGCAGCGTCCCCATGATCCTGGCTGCTGGCAAAGTGAGCCCCGAGCAGCGGGAGCTGGCAGGTAGGGCTGCACCACCCAGGGGCTGCCATGCAGGGTGGCCATGGAGGGTGACACCCTCTGTCCGTCTCCGCAGGGAACACCATGACCGTGTCCTACATGACGGGCTTGACGCTGGGCTCAGCCGTGGCTTATTTTGCCTACAGCCTCACCAGTACGTCCCACAGTAG
- the SLC29A4 gene encoding equilibrative nucleoside transporter 4 isoform X1, giving the protein MGSVGTERFKELSPMGTPEGNVVMSFSFDSYQLEEDELQRGSQAKGVLTFMEPASEDPEPQDRYHGIYLAMLLAGVGFLLPYNSFITDVDYLHHKYPGTSIVFDMSLTYILVALVAVILNNALVELLSLHTRISVGYLFALGPLLFVSICDVWLELFTRRQAYAINLVAVGVVAFGCTVQQSSFYGYTGLLPKRYTQGVMTGESTAGVIISLSRIFTKLLLSDEKENTVIFFFISIGMELTCFILHLLVKRTRFVRYYTSCPRKGHPERRGATDHGMGYRIHHDVTAEDIRFEDQLQGQLGSPRGSPGPEAELAGSGTYMRFDVPRPKIKRSWPSFRAMLLHRYVVSRLIWAYMLSIAMTYFITLCLFPGLESEIHNCTLGEWLPILIMAIFNLSDFVGKILAALPYDWRGTHLLVYSCLRVVFIPLFIMCVYPNGQPTFGHPAWPCVFSLLMGITNGYFGSVPMILAAGKVSPEQRELAGRAAPPRGCHAGWPWRVTPSVRLRREHHDRVLHDGLDAGLSRGLFCLQPHQYVPQ; this is encoded by the exons CTTCTGAAGACCCCGAGCCGCAGGACCGATACCACGGGATCTACCTTGCCATGCTGCTGGCTGGCGTTGGATTTCTCCTGCCGTACAACAGCTTCATCACCGATGTGGACTACCTGCACCACAAATACCCAG GGACCTCCATAGTCTTTGACATGAGCCTCACCTACATCCTGGTGGCCTTGGTGGCCGTCATCCTCAACAACGCGCTGGTGGAGCTGCTGAGCCTGCACACCCGCATCTCTGTGG GCTACCTCTTTGCTCTGGGCCCCCTCCTCTTCGTCAGCATCTGCGACGTCTGGCTGGAGCTCTTCACCCGGCGGCAAGCCTATGCCATCAACCTGGTGGCTGTTGGGGTGGTGGCCTTTGGCTGCACAG TGCAGCAATCCAGCTTCTATGGCTACACGGGGCTGCTGCCCAAGCGCTACACGCAGGGAGTGATGACGGGAGAGA GCACCGCAGGGGTCATCATCTCGCTCAGCCGCATCTTCAccaagctgctgctgtcggATGAGAAGGAGAACACGgtcatcttcttcttcatctccaTCGGCATGGAGCTGACGTGCTTCATCCTTCACCTCCTGGTGAAGCGCACTCGCTTCGTCCGTTACTACACCTCCTGCCCCCGCAAGGGCCACCCCGAGCGCCGCGGGGCCACCGACCACGGGATGGGATACCGCATCCACCACGATGTCACCGCCGAGGACATCAGATTT GAGGAtcagctgcagggacagctgggaTCTCCCCGTGGCAGCCCGGGCCCTGAAGCTGAGCTGGCTGGCAGCGGTACCTACATGCGCTTTGATGTCCCCCGGCCCAAAATCAAGAGGAGCTGGCCCAGCTTCAGAG CCATGCTGCTCCACCGCTACGTCGTGTCGCGGCTCATCTGGGCCTACATGCTGTCCATCGCCATGACCTACTTCATCACGCTGTGCCTCTTCCCCGGGCTGGAGTCGGAGATCCACAACTGCACGCTGGGGGAATGGCTCCCCATCCTCATCATGGCCATCTTCAACCTCTCCGACTTCGTCGGCAAG ATCCTGGCTGCCCTGCCTTATGACTGGAGAGGAACACACCTCCTCGTCTACTCCTGCCTCCGCGTCGTCTTCATCCCTCTCTTCATCATGTGCGTCTACCCCAACGGGCAGCCCACCTTCGGCCACCCCGCCTGGCCCTGTGTCTTCTCCCTCCTCATGGGCATCACCAACGGCTACTTCGGCAGCGTCCCCATGATCCTGGCTGCTGGCAAAGTGAGCCCCGAGCAGCGGGAGCTGGCAGGTAGGGCTGCACCACCCAGGGGCTGCCATGCAGGGTGGCCATGGAGGGTGACACCCTCTGTCCGTCTCCGCAGGGAACACCATGACCGTGTCCTACATGACGGGCTTGACGCTGGGCTCAGCCGTGGCTTATTTTGCCTACAGCCTCACCAGTACGTCCCACAGTAG